The sequence tttatttttaaatatgataaTTGAGATGTAGtattctaaaaacaaaaaaaacacttaatttcctttaaattactttaattaaatataaaaaagttgtattttgataaaattaatgcttcttttttttaataaattaattcttaaaaaaaaaaaaaaaggctatacTCTTCTTCACGGTGGAAGGGTATTTTCTGCAATTAGGagcagttttttcttgatttgcgACTCGGGTTGGAGCAGAAACCCGGTTGGTGGCATTtcaaggattaaaaaaaaaaatccaaatcataGGCTTTTCTAGACTTGTAGTTAAGCAAAGCCAGCCAAGCGATTGAAGCAGACGTATTAGGCTTACTCACTCACCTCtgcttcatctctctctctctctctcacacacgcTGTTTCTAGTTTCTAAAGCAAGagcaaaaatgacaaaaactcCATGGCTTCTCTTACTTTCACTTCTCTTCTTCTTAGCTTCTGCTGCAGCTACTCAAAGTAAGTCTCCTCCAAATCTACATTGCCttcaaaaaaaaacatgcatttctatgtatgtatgtatgatcATAGTGTGATTTTGAAGAATGTATGCATGTTAAAGATTTGAAACCCAACTGAATTATAGTGGGCATTTATTAGATGCTTGATCTGATTCAAAACTTATGTATTGTTTGTCTTAATGCGTGTCTCTTTGATATTTCCATTAATGTAGCTAACCCATGTCTGAATAAAAACCTGAAGTGTTTACTTGAAACATGTGTCTTTTTGTTGAGAATTTAAGAGTGAAACAGTTTTGTTGATTAGATCTCTGGCTTAAGTTCAGAGTCTTTAGTTAGTTGATGTCTCTGGTGGGACTTTTTTAGTTAAAGATCTTACACTACCTAAGAACACCCTCTTTCAATGATTTATTTGGTTCCTGAGAAATTGAAGAGAaggaaaggaaaacaaattacagatcttgatttttttttttttccttgttccATTTGAACCCCCAGTACAAGGCAGAGCCTTGAAATCGTCAGATGGGTTGTCAATGTAGGATTTTCTGCCTTtggttttctttgttcttataTATTAAGAAGTCAAGCCGGCCATTTCCTTCTTGTTATCTATAGGTTTTGTAGAACTCAAAATAACACAGCAATTAAACATTGAAACTCACATACATATTCTGAAGAGCCAAAATCATGTGGGGATGCTAGTCAATACTACTTATTTGTAACCactccacctccaccacaacATCATGTATAACAGGAATAAATTCGAACCCAAAAGCCCTAAGGCTATTATCTAATGATTGATTCTCATACATTATTAAAACTAACAATAAGACAATGGGTATAAATAAAACACCTCaacatttatttaatataacTTGGTTTAAGTTCCTACAGGTTTAGAGTGCATTCTCAAATCCTTATTAGTACACTTGAACATCTTCTGGTAAGACCTCAGTGTGGGTTATTGGATGTCTCTTAATGTATTGACATCACCACAGTTTGGTTTCCTGTtatcgtctctctctctctctctctcacacacacacacacacaaataaaatctttatctaaaaggggaaaaaaatcatcTCCACGGCTCCACCTATCAAAGCTGCCTTTGGGAATTGGGAGTCTCCTTAGAACATTTCTTGTACCAACCCATCGGTAAAGACAGCTGCAATATAATTTTGGAGAACAAATGTGGGAGAAAAAAGGTGGATTGTGAGCACATAGTACTAATAATATGTTGTGCAATTACACTAACGGATTTGTAAAGAataacaaacacacacacacacacacacaaccaaagCAAGAATTTGTGAAAGGCTTAAGCTCTCAACTGCTTACTTTGGAAAACTCTACACATTGGTATCTTTTTCTAAGTTCTTCCCTTCTCTGCGTATAGGAGGACCATTGGGCCAAAATAATCAAATCCTTTTAAtactatctatatatatataaggctaCAACTTCAATTCCTTGGTAAGCAAGAAATGCAAACAATACTTCTTTTACAAGGAGTAGACTTTCTTTTCACACCTAGAAAAACAAATAGATCCAAGTccaaaatagaaatttgagGCAATTTCCAACGATATCCACTCATACTTCACCAACTCATCCATGATAATTATTTATTGAGACCATAGCTTAAATGCGACCAAAACAAAGTTGAGATAAGAACAAGGTTAGGAAATCAgggggaagaaagaaagataaagcaaTCATAGGAAATAAAGCTGGATTGGTTAGTGTCTTGGAAGGCTAGCAAAATCCTTTTAGCTTAAAGTTCTTGTAGTTATTTTAACCTTCTTGGGACATATATTTCATTGCTCTTTCCTTAAGTAGAAATCTGTGATATATAGCTGGCTAAAAGAAACACTTTTATTCTAGGGGCTTTACTATCGTTCTAAAACTCAATCTTAAATTCTTAATCCTCTTTCCACACATATGCAGATATATAGAGCAAACCTGCCAGAAATAAGACCCTTCAGATAAATTTACTTGTCTCAGTAAATACAAACTGATGAAGTTAACTTTGTTAATCGCATGTTCTATCAGAAAGGAAATAGGTGATAGCTCTTACAGTTATGGGTCTTACTGGATACATGTCACAAATGGTGGGTAATTTCATATAGTAATTTCATGATTAAGTCCTATGGGTTGGTCTCATGCTGTAGTACGGATAATCTGGTATTTTAACCTCAAGAACATGGGGATCTTCAATTGCTAGCTTGTCATAAGCATCCTCCCGCCCTGAACGTGTACCTTTCTTAAACcctttcgtttttttttttttttttctcactatgGAAAGCTCagtgaattttttaacttgagATTCTTAGATGGCAGTACTAAAAGTAAATATTATGACATCTCGTCCTCTCTCCACCCCTCCCCCCGCTTCTCCCTTTCATTTCTTCTACTCTCATTAATtgcttctaattttttatttttcaattatggtttttaTTATATGTTGACATAACTTATATATTTTGCTTCCTTGGGACTCAATTTGACTTTCCTATCTGCTATATGCTCTCAAATAGTTCAAGTCACTGCTGCAaacatatatttctttcttgttcatgtaattacttatcaaaaaatacatgtttctttcttattcatgatttacttatcaaaaaacatatatttctaacaaattttttatttttgccatGTATGATATTATGAATGAAAATTGCAGTAAAAGTGACCAATAACCCTGCTGATCAGTTAGTGGCTGCACTTGACAACAATAGAACTGCACAGAAGTTGAAATCCCTCTATGACAACCCCGGCCTGGCCTGCATTGCTTTGGAGTACATAAAAGCCTACCAAGGTGATTGCGGTGCAGTAGGAGGGCCTAATGGGAAGAAGCCTGCTGAATCCGAATTTGCTCAAACTTTTGCCCCCGACTGTGGTGTTCTGGTCTCAACCCTCTCTCCTATTACCGGTCGTTTACTTGGCTGCCAATCTCATTATGTTGATCCTTCTGAAGCATTTTCAGGGATCCTGATGAAGAACAACAAAAGCTTAGAAATAATTTCCAATAAGACTCACACTGAAGTCGGAGCTGGAGTGACTGGCACCGATGGTGGGGCTCCCTATTTCTGGTGTCTCTTGTTCAGTAATGGCAACACCAGCAGCAGCTTTGCTGTAGAGGAAGGGGTGGCTAAGGTAACAAAACCTGGGTGCTTTAGTGGTGCTAATGATGAATGCAGTGGTGCTTATGATTGGTCTCAAACCCGTCGTATATGGCCATTTGTTGCCACAGCTTTGCTAGTAGTGGGGCATGCCTTTGGATtctgatcaatttttttttatcagaaaCTATTTATCACTTGATTTGGGGGCCTCTTGTGTAATGCTGTATTGATATTTGATAGGCCTGGCCTCTCTTATTCAATTTATGTTTCGTATTTTTATTCCACAGTCATTGTAAGTGTGAGATCCATCCTATTGATTTTCTTCAGTTATATCTCCTTCTTTTGTAAACTTTTTATATTACCTTAGCTGCTGAGGGCaattttttcttaatgaaattAGAAGTATGATTCTGTTAATGTGCACAAAGGAAAGTGGCATCTAGCCTACTACTACTGCATTTGCCTTAAGATATCTTTTGGGTGTTGTAGTAAATTTCATGTATTCTGAAACTAGCGTCTTCACAGCATGATGTGGCTTCTCATTTCATCCTTTGGTTGCAAAAGTTATCACATTGATTCTTATTTGCAGGTTGAATATGGAGATAAGCTTTAGTGAATTTCCATAACCATATAATAAGTTTTTGATTAACACTTTTGAAGTCTTCAAAATTTTTGCTACATTGAGTTTTGTTTCAAACACATTTCTGTAGTCTCATCGCATTAATTCTAACACCCTTCTCTTAGGTAGGTTTGTCCAATATACACTGAATCAAATATCTCATCAATCTCAAAACTTCAAGTTGTGAAGAATTAGGTCAAGAATATGGATATTAAgtcattaattttaatatatatatatatatatatgtatgtatgtatgtatgtataaaagAAATCCAAAGCTTATAACCGTGTATGAATGGGTGCAATCAAGAATAACCGCAAATTAAGGATGACTATTAAAACTTGTCTCGCAAGTATCCAATCCAACCTAACCTAAATGAGACCGGTTTTGCCCACCTCATAGAGTAGAAACTGGCAAGGATGGTTTCTCCACCCACAATGTATATTTAGAGAGGGACCATTGAGGAGCATAGATTTATGTAACCATCCATTGCAAGTTGTAAACTAGggatgtgagtttttttttgtttttttttatttttttttatttatttattttttattttataaggcATGTATATACACTTCAGTCTTTAAACATTAATTTATGATGTCTTTTAGTAATTTAGTGTTTGTATTACTATATCTATGttttaagatttaaattgtttatgatttttaattgttgtattgttatgtttaaattgtttttatgtttttgtaagactgaatttttatattcttctaCTTTGAGAAGATTTTAGTGATTTTAGAACttcatttgtgatattttattagttttttttttttaaagattattttaaatcatattataatattgtaaaattaaaaatatattgggCGGAGCAAGTACCTTTTATGCCTGTTGGGCAGGAGGataaaaacccaacccaaagcAGGGCAGGGGCAGGGCCTAGGGCAAGGGGTAGTGGAATGGGGAGAGGGGAGGGTGAAGAATAAGAAACCTGCCATGTTGCTATCCCTGACCACAAGTAGATACATATATACACGAAACATTTCTTATTAATAAGAAACATGTTGCACATATTTCATCATATTACATAGAAACATGTTAAATTCCAAtcgattttttttaaaaaaaaatcatttttaagtttaGACATGTGAATTGGAAGGACACTTGGGGCAAAATTAAAGTGACTTAAAAACCTAAAGACACTTGGCACCAAAATTAGaagtcaatttttatttaattgggaTTCTTGATTTagttttcactttaatatattatataaataaaaatgccTTAATTGAACAATTTACCACAAAATGAtgacttttaaaaaagaaaaatgcccattctcaaccaaaaaaaaaaaaaaatgctaaagttattgtcaattttattacaaaaggCTTACAACCTAACTTCACTATAAATGTGATTAGTGTCACATctacataataaataaattttttaattacttttattgttgtatgtttaaaaaattcatatagcAGTATGTAAAgcttataaagaaaaatatgttttatCCTAAACATCACCCTTCAAAAAAACAAAGGTGTGATTTGTGGTGAAAAGGGGTGCCTTAATAACTAAAACTTCCTATTTTCTAATGAGTAGTCGTTAGTATCATACAATATGTGCTATGTATTGTATCAAGTGAAAAAAGTACCGTATTGTAGATACGTATTGAACATACTCATGAATCGTACAATCATAGATGTGTATCTTATGAATCATATCATAAAATCAAATGTACCGTAAAATACATAGACAAGTGAATTTATATTGGGTgctttgttaaaatttttgcttttattcaAGTCCAACAAGTTGTtcgcataaaaaaaaaaaaaaaaaaaaaagtccaacaagttgttagacttgtttttaatacaaaattattgggCTACTTAATTGAGCCCAATATAATAATAtgttcatgaatttttttttctcctataaAATATGAACTTGACACTACACAATCATATttgtaaatttcttttctatattatgaataatgtattaaatgacaatatatttactttttatttttgttattattgttataagtcaAAGAAGCTAGAATGCTTAGgaagtataaaaaatt is a genomic window of Quercus lobata isolate SW786 chromosome 2, ValleyOak3.0 Primary Assembly, whole genome shotgun sequence containing:
- the LOC115974772 gene encoding uncharacterized protein LOC115974772, which produces MTKTPWLLLLSLLFFLASAAATQIKVTNNPADQLVAALDNNRTAQKLKSLYDNPGLACIALEYIKAYQGDCGAVGGPNGKKPAESEFAQTFAPDCGVLVSTLSPITGRLLGCQSHYVDPSEAFSGILMKNNKSLEIISNKTHTEVGAGVTGTDGGAPYFWCLLFSNGNTSSSFAVEEGVAKVTKPGCFSGANDECSGAYDWSQTRRIWPFVATALLVVGHAFGF